The genomic DNA caattagcgtgcgatccgaggataacgcctgcttcgcgcgggcagtggtcgcagctctccatcccgccgaaagaaaccctcatcgaccaagttcatatccacattatacattggtgctaaatctccaagacattgagttcccaatgtccctagagcagcttgggaagtttgagcggcagaacggcatctccgtcaacgtgtacaccttcgggatggagaaaggatcgacggtctttccgctgcgtctcaccagccaaaagagggatcgacacgtcaatctgctctacacgccgaatcatgagcacggcgatgtagggcactttgtgctgatcaaggacttatcccgactggtgagcatgcagttgagcaggcacagagaaaaaaaattcatctgcgatcggtatgtacataaacttatgaaacgttgaaaacatcgttgaaaaaaattaaataaaaaa from Andrena cerasifolii isolate SP2316 unplaced genomic scaffold, iyAndCera1_principal scaffold1994, whole genome shotgun sequence includes the following:
- the LOC143378273 gene encoding uncharacterized protein LOC143378273, yielding MSLEQLGKFERQNGISVNVYTFGMEKGSTVFPLRLTSQKRDRHVNLLYTPNHEHGDVGHFVLIKDLSRLVSMQLSRHREKKFICDRCMHYFGSAEKLEAHSLDCGQMNDCAILLPSVGNNLLKFSNHCMKERLPFVVYADLEYIGIVA